From the genome of Ciona intestinalis chromosome 4, KH, whole genome shotgun sequence:
aattgatatgTGCATAGTTGAACaattaatagaaaaaatacaatcTATAAATCATACATGTAAGTagacttaataataaaaattaatatagtTAAACTAATGTACCAGCTTGGAAGTTTGCAGGTAAGCCATATGTTGGTGGGTCAGTGGGGTTGGTTGAATCTGCTGAGGTGGCTGGTGGTTGTGTGGTGTCTGGTTGGAATGTCCACACAACCACTGGCGTGGGGTTACCAGTTGTTAAACTTACAACAGAAAGTGATTGACCTTCTTCCATTGAAATATCACTTTCATCCCCCATAATAGAAACAGTTGGAGAAACTGaataaatggaaaaatatatagtaaatgcattgttttaaccaaaatgttttacaaaaaattaaaatgtgatTAATTCCCAAAATGCACGATCAGGACTCAGGAGCATtctttatgtatttatattctatatgacgtcaccaatCCTTCATACACATTTCATTTAGATATCTTTCACTTACACTGCACATCTACTTGTCCAATATAAGATGAAAATGTTTCCAGGTTATCCGGGTGTTGCACCATACATCGGTAACTTTCTCCATTTTCTTCTCTGTTAAATACTTTGCTGAACTTAAGCACAGAGTCAGAGACCCCAGCGTGTTCTTCATGGTTTACAATGCTTGGAGAAGATAAACTTTCAACTCGGTGGCCAGCAGAGTCTTCaatcctgtttttaaatgtaactgtCCTTAATCAAGTCTACAATAGCAAAATTGGCACATGGAAAATGGATGGTAAAATACCATATTGCATTTCAAAGCAACAAAATGcatacaaatttaaatcatAGTCCAATTGCACAACCAGTAAGATGATTACTTACCATATTTCTGGTTGAGGTTTTGAAGCATTAGCATAGCAAGTACCAAGGATTACTTCATTACCTTCTACCACCGTCAAATCGTTCACTTTCACAGTAATATTTGGTAACTCTGTGGAAAAATGGGTATTTATTAACAAAGCGGTAAATGGACAGAGTAAAATATCAAAGCAGAAGACattgctttttaaaatcatttcaattcaattgtatttattaaaaggCCAAACCCTATGCCTATGTATGCACTGAATTCCTATTAACATTTTGCATGTCAAAACATTATATGCCACAATAGCACCCTTTTACTAAAACAGTTGCATATTAATTAGGATACAGCTTATGCAGTGACCGAAtacaaatttcaaacaaaaaacaaaaaattgtgcCTTTAAACATATCACTGTCATTGCAGTTTGGggaaggaaaataaaaaaatgcaaaaacatgCTGTACTTGTAACAATTACAGTTTACACTATACCAGTAAGCGTAACTTACGATTAACTTCCAAGAATGATGAAGAAATAACATTGTGGTCATATAATCCCACAATTGAGCAATCGTATTTTCCTACATCACTCAACTTGACAGGATTTATTTCAAGAGCTAACCTGCTTGCCTCGTTTGGCGAGTTGGCAACAATAAACCTAATGAGAGGGAATGTATTATAAACACCGTGAATACAACATATTGATTTTGATCTAATTTAATCTAACAGGCCTAGAGCTTCAAGTGAAGTATAGTTCCAACAAAGCTGGCCTTCCCAATACAATTGGGTATTTGCAGTTGCATGGTAGCTGATCAAAATCCAAGGAAGCTTctcaaaacaataatataaatggACATTATTCAAAGTCTGGTGCATTTTACACTAGGTAATTTTAGCAGATCATTCAAAATAATTAGTCACAGAGTAAAATGGCAAGTTTTATTACTAATTAATATACCTGGATTGGTAACCTTTCGAAACAACATCATCGTCATATGATATAAGACCTTCTCCTTCAACACTCCATGTAAAGTGATATGACTGGTCTAcgggtaattggccaactaTATCACAGTAAACTGTAACTGTCTTTGTAGGTGCAGGGGTGACCACTCCATTGACAGTTGAACCAGATAAAAGGACAACTCCTTCACCTgtagattaaaataaaccattaaCTTAGGCATCTACTTATATATACCATTATTGGATATTAGCAAAAACGTTATTACTGTGTTTGATGTAGTCAATGTTTTAGAAGAGTTGTTGTGCCAGCATTCACATTAATGTAAAGTTATGTTAATAATGATATGATGGTTCGTAGATGATTAACATGAGGCAactgttttctattttattcattgAAGTTAATGGTTATTGTTACCAAATGATAGTTGTAAGAATTGTTAAAGTAATTACAGTATACCACAAACAATAAACCGATTTTAAACGACAGTTGATTTCCAAATAGAACCATAACCAGTGATCACAAAATACAATTACTTCACACACACAATGCATTTTCGTGTAAAGATTAACTGGGAGGTAGGATCGCATTCTGCATTTCTGCACAAAGCAATTACTGTCCATCTTTGAAAAGCGTTAATCGTTAGGTAGTAGCAGACACAAGAGACCACACATCAGCCAGATTACAAAACACCAAGCACGTCAGTTATTCAGGAACAAGCGGTGGTTCCAATAGCGACTATGCGTCTCTACGATTGTTCAATTGTATTGTCCTACTGAGATTCTCTTGCTTGACAacataaataaagttacacgCGTTCATTTGATAACAAAGGGACCGTTTAAACTGTAATTAAACACCCGCGTAACGCGCCAACATAGAGGTCACTCTATAGGAGTAGGCATATTAAACTATTACGTTGATtaataacaaagaaaactaTAAGCAAACATAAGTATTTGGGCGTACAATGAACCACAGCGTGTATAGTTTTATTACTAACTATTTCTCAAGAATCCGACGTGAGTTCGAACACTTCAATGCTACTTGTGATGTAACGATAAGTAAATTGAGAGCACTTGTCGTAGGAAAAAATCCTCGTGGTGTGTATGcgataacttttttttgtgaattatTGGTACAACTTACTATACCATATTAACACTAAAGTCTTGAGCATTTCATATGGAAAGTATTTACTTGTATAAGTGGTAAGCGCGTGATAAATTATTCTGTTacaatattatacatatatgtaaagTTATGCTTTTTTGGTTTGCCAATTTCACTTAAAACAGGGCTTGTGAAAGTTCCACCGCAAATTGGATTCTTAATTTTACGTCGCGTTCCCAATATTACGGGTTTCTGACTGTATAACGTGCTCATTAAACGCGTCAAGCAATTTTACGAGAACTCATTCGTTTAGGATTTGGCGCAGTGCTGTGTAATCACACGTTACTAAATGCGAGAGACAACGCGGGAAACCGTTGCTGCTTCAATTGGTTTGTTCAGGAAGTCTTTCAAACACACAATAAACTGAAAACTGTTACGGAGAGAAATTCAACACCGAAAACGCATTATCGCTGTATATGCTTTCCTTTTAACTTCATTAAAAGTAAAGCAACAAAGACGAtggtgaaaataaatattaccgGAAAATgagatttataaataataattattttatttttcgtagGAAACCGTGTTTCGCgtaacatttgtttaattgGGTCATAGCTTTTGAGTGCATTGTTAACAACGCCGCGAACGGTCAACTCGGCCGCTTAAACAAACTATCGTTATCAGCGAGAAGCAAATGATGGTTGATACATGCAGTGAGCCGAGCGTTATAAACATACTTTGACAGGCGGGTGCGGGACCTAGCACTTTGTCTTGATCTTCGACACCTGGCATGGACGTTGTTGGGTAGCCTGGGAAGTATGGTGAAGTTAACATGCAGCACTGTAACACACTTGGGGCGAAAGATAATCCAGAATGATCTCAATAaatcttttattaaattatgtatGCAGAATTGGTCGAGCTCTTTATGgacaacttaaaaattaacGATGTGTTCCCTGTTTCTGCGTGTATTTAGAAAGTCTCCAACTTTGATCGGTTTTTCGTTTATCGTGGATCTACGTCATGAGGTGAAAGTTTTGGCAGGACGGAGATAACGAAAGTCATTCCGTTTGACAAAGTAAGTCTAAGTTTGGTGGTGGATGATGTCACCCAGGCCGGGCCGTAGTTATTGTGCGTTCCTAATTGTTCTATTCACCTCAAGCACTCACCGTGTCGAATTGAGTCTTGGCTTACATTTCTCGCTTAACAAGTCGACAATAATGGCGGAGATAAGGTCGAGCAAACTAAAAAGCGAACTCATGGCACAACGCGAAACGCACCTTGAACCACAAAGGTAGCGAACTACATTTGCAATAACGGgacttaaaatttataaaagacgtctaaaatttattgaatgaCGTAATACAAAAGCGAGACTTCAGCTGCGGTAGATTTTAACTAAACTTACGACTTTGAATTTCTATTACTGTAAGGTTTCTCAATAAGAACAACGGCGAATAATACATAAAACGGATAATGCCATTTCCATCAGATTAAACCTTTTGATCACTCCACATAGCTCATAAGCAGATTAATAATAGGATGCAGTAAGATTTCATATAACCATGGGAACATAAAAGCTGATATTAAACACTAGATTAGGGaataaaagattatttttgctttttaacaAACCTATTTATTGTAGATAATAACTGTTAACTTATACCCATGTAACTTTACTTACTCAGGCAATGAAAATTGGAAAATTACCGCTGAAAATTCTCATGGCACAAAATTGGTTGACGCCATAGGTGTCAGATGGTTGACGCCATAGGTGCcattaattttaactaaagcGAGCTCagcataaataaaatttacaatgtgACTTTACTTTTACTATAGGCCCACAtgatcaaaaatatttaattatagtaTATCTATGTAAATATAGGTCATTTTAATTATAGTATATGCTAGTGGTTTTCAACATTGTGTAATGCGCCAGACACTTTTTGTAATAAAGAAATTATAGAAgaccaaa
Proteins encoded in this window:
- the LOC100179697 gene encoding cell adhesion molecule 2 isoform X1, whose translation is MKLILIQSFLYLCFSCYSTYGYPTTSMPGVEDQDKVLGPAPACQSEGVVLLSGSTVNGVVTPAPTKTVTVYCDIVGQLPVDQSYHFTWSVEGEGLISYDDDVVSKGYQSRFIVANSPNEASRLALEINPVKLSDVGKYDCSIVGLYDHNVISSSFLEVNQLPNITVKVNDLTVVEGNEVILGTCYANASKPQPEIWIEDSAGHRVESLSSPSIVNHEEHAGVSDSVLKFSKVFNREENGESYRCMVQHPDNLETFSSYIGQVDVQFSPTVSIMGDESDISMEEGQSLSVVSLTTGNPTPVVVWTFQPDTTQPPATSADSTNPTDPPTYGLPANFQAAGNTLIGNPLSMIGNDGTFTCTVSNGLGSPASISFHLTITEKPTTTAAPTTPVATVGGHDSGEATKPLPRQAGADAAVIGGVVAVAVFVLIVAIIFLLRYFMTHKGEYYTNELKATDDARLENNPIDDEDDDLDGDEDQPLDERKRTEHFL
- the LOC100179697 gene encoding cell adhesion molecule 2 isoform X4; its protein translation is MKLILIQSFLYLCFSCYSTYGEGVVLLSGSTVNGVVTPAPTKTVTVYCDIVGQLPVDQSYHFTWSVEGEGLISYDDDVVSKGYQSRFIVANSPNEASRLALEINPVKLSDVGKYDCSIVGLYDHNVISSSFLEVNQLPNITVKVNDLTVVEGNEVILGTCYANASKPQPEIWIEDSAGHRVESLSSPSIVNHEEHAGVSDSVLKFSKVFNREENGESYRCMVQHPDNLETFSSYIGQVDVQFSPTVSIMGDESDISMEEGQSLSVVSLTTGNPTPVVVWTFQPDTTQPPATSADSTNPTDPPTYGLPANFQAAGNTLIGNPLSMIGNDGTFTCTVSNGLGSPASISFHLTITEKPTTTAAPTTPEATKPLPRQAGADAAVIGGVVAVAVFVLIVAIIFLLRYFMTHKGEYYTNELKATDDARLENNPIDDEDDDLDGDEDQPLDERKRTEHFL
- the LOC100179697 gene encoding cell adhesion molecule 2 isoform X3, with protein sequence MKLILIQSFLYLCFSCYSTYGEGVVLLSGSTVNGVVTPAPTKTVTVYCDIVGQLPVDQSYHFTWSVEGEGLISYDDDVVSKGYQSRFIVANSPNEASRLALEINPVKLSDVGKYDCSIVGLYDHNVISSSFLEVNQLPNITVKVNDLTVVEGNEVILGTCYANASKPQPEIWIEDSAGHRVESLSSPSIVNHEEHAGVSDSVLKFSKVFNREENGESYRCMVQHPDNLETFSSYIGQVDVQFSPTVSIMGDESDISMEEGQSLSVVSLTTGNPTPVVVWTFQPDTTQPPATSADSTNPTDPPTYGLPANFQAAGNTLIGNPLSMIGNDGTFTCTVSNGLGSPASISFHLTITEKPTTTAAPTTPVATVGGHDSGEATKPLPRQAGADAAVIGGVVAVAVFVLIVAIIFLLRYFMTHKGEYYTNELKATDDARLENNPIDDEDDDLDGDEDQPLDERKRTEHFL
- the LOC100179697 gene encoding cell adhesion molecule 3 isoform X2: MKLILIQSFLYLCFSCYSTYGYPTTSMPGVEDQDKVLGPAPACQSEGVVLLSGSTVNGVVTPAPTKTVTVYCDIVGQLPVDQSYHFTWSVEGEGLISYDDDVVSKGYQSRFIVANSPNEASRLALEINPVKLSDVGKYDCSIVGLYDHNVISSSFLEVNQLPNITVKVNDLTVVEGNEVILGTCYANASKPQPEIWIEDSAGHRVESLSSPSIVNHEEHAGVSDSVLKFSKVFNREENGESYRCMVQHPDNLETFSSYIGQVDVQFSPTVSIMGDESDISMEEGQSLSVVSLTTGNPTPVVVWTFQPDTTQPPATSADSTNPTDPPTYGLPANFQAAGNTLIGNPLSMIGNDGTFTCTVSNGLGSPASISFHLTITEKPTTTAAPTTPEATKPLPRQAGADAAVIGGVVAVAVFVLIVAIIFLLRYFMTHKGEYYTNELKATDDARLENNPIDDEDDDLDGDEDQPLDERKRTEHFL